The Actinomadura sp. WMMB 499 genome includes a window with the following:
- a CDS encoding adenosine deaminase: MDDRPTLEDIRRAPKVLLHDHLDGGVRPRTVVELAEESGYAGLPETDAGKLRDWFEAASDSGSLERYLETFSHTVGVMQSADALARVAYECAEDLAADGIVYAEVRYAPELHTGTGMPLEQVVEAVLDGFARGGRDHGIRVGALLTAMRHQARSEEIAELAVRYRDDGVVGFDIAGAEAGYPPTRHLDAFEYLQRENAHFTIHAGEGFGLPSIWQAIQWCGADRLGHGVRIIDDIDAEGDEPRLGRLANYVRDKRIPLEMCPTSNIQTGAAKSIEEHPIGLLRRLHFRVTVNTDNRLMSGTTLSAELAKLVDAFGYGWDDLEWFTVNAMKSAFTPFNDRLELIHGVIKPGFAQRKWSGARPLA, from the coding sequence ATGGACGATCGGCCTACTCTCGAGGACATCCGGCGCGCGCCGAAGGTGCTGCTGCACGACCACCTGGACGGCGGGGTGCGGCCCCGGACGGTCGTGGAACTGGCGGAGGAGAGCGGGTACGCCGGGCTGCCCGAGACGGACGCGGGGAAGCTGCGGGACTGGTTCGAGGCGGCCTCGGACTCGGGCTCGCTGGAGCGCTACCTCGAGACGTTCTCGCACACCGTCGGGGTGATGCAGTCGGCGGACGCGCTGGCGCGGGTCGCGTACGAGTGCGCGGAGGACCTCGCCGCCGACGGGATCGTGTACGCGGAGGTGCGGTACGCGCCGGAGCTGCACACGGGCACGGGGATGCCGCTGGAACAGGTCGTCGAGGCCGTGCTGGACGGCTTCGCGCGCGGCGGCCGCGACCACGGGATCCGCGTCGGGGCGCTGCTGACGGCGATGCGGCACCAGGCGAGGTCCGAGGAAATCGCGGAGCTGGCCGTCCGGTACCGCGACGACGGCGTGGTGGGGTTCGACATCGCGGGGGCGGAGGCGGGGTACCCGCCCACCCGGCACCTGGACGCGTTCGAGTACCTGCAGCGGGAGAACGCGCACTTCACGATCCACGCGGGCGAGGGGTTCGGGCTGCCGTCGATCTGGCAGGCGATCCAGTGGTGCGGCGCCGACCGGCTCGGGCACGGGGTGCGGATCATCGACGACATCGACGCCGAGGGGGACGAACCGCGGCTCGGGCGGCTCGCGAACTACGTCCGGGACAAGCGGATCCCGCTGGAGATGTGCCCGACGTCGAACATCCAGACGGGGGCCGCGAAGTCGATCGAGGAGCACCCGATCGGGCTGCTGCGGCGGCTGCACTTCCGGGTGACGGTCAACACCGACAACCGGTTGATGAGCGGGACGACGCTGTCGGCGGAGCTCGCGAAGCTGGTGGACGCGTTCGGGTACGGGTGGGACGACCTCGAGTGGTTCACGGTGAACGCGATGAAGTCGGCGTTCACGCCGTTCAACGACCGGCTGGAGCTGATCCACGGGGTGATCAAGCCGGGGTTCGCGCAGCGGAAGTGGAGCGGGGCGCGGCCCCTGGCATGA
- a CDS encoding gamma-glutamylcyclotransferase: MALYAAYASNMDPEQMATRAPHSPMRGTGWLTGWRLTFGGQDKGWDGALATVVEDELDQVFVVIYDVPGWDEKELDAWEGAALGVYRKFRVRVQTLDGDALCWMYVLDDYEGGLPSARYLGIVADAAEAAGAPDDYVKGLRNRPCASIGD; this comes from the coding sequence GTGGCACTGTACGCGGCGTACGCCTCCAACATGGACCCCGAGCAGATGGCGACGCGGGCTCCGCACTCGCCGATGCGCGGCACCGGCTGGCTCACCGGATGGCGGCTCACCTTCGGGGGGCAGGACAAGGGCTGGGACGGCGCTCTCGCGACCGTCGTCGAGGACGAACTCGACCAGGTCTTCGTCGTGATCTACGACGTCCCCGGCTGGGACGAGAAGGAGCTGGACGCCTGGGAGGGCGCGGCCCTCGGCGTCTACCGCAAGTTCCGCGTCCGGGTGCAGACCCTGGACGGCGACGCCCTGTGCTGGATGTACGTCCTGGACGACTACGAGGGCGGCCTGCCGTCGGCCCGCTACCTGGGCATCGTCGCGGACGCCGCCGAGGCCGCGGGCGCCCCGGACGACTACGTCAAGGGACTGCGCAACCGCCCCTGCGCCTCCATCGGCGACTGA
- a CDS encoding TetR/AcrR family transcriptional regulator yields MSDGDREAGRAARPKRADARRNERTLLDAAAAVFVRSGVDAPVRDIAAEAGVGTATIYRHFPTRSDLVIAVYRHQVEACAEAGPALLESSPSPHAALGRWIDLFVDFLVTKHGLAAAMRSDESGFEALHAYFIDRLLPVCARLLEAATEAGEVRPGLDAYALMRGVGNLCIGAESDPRYDARRLVELLVAGLRRPA; encoded by the coding sequence GTGAGCGACGGCGACCGGGAGGCGGGGCGCGCGGCCCGGCCCAAGCGCGCGGACGCGCGGCGCAACGAGCGGACCCTGCTCGACGCGGCCGCGGCGGTGTTCGTCCGGTCGGGCGTGGACGCCCCGGTGCGCGACATCGCGGCCGAGGCCGGCGTCGGGACCGCGACGATCTACCGCCATTTCCCGACCCGGTCGGACCTGGTCATCGCCGTCTACCGGCACCAGGTCGAGGCATGCGCGGAGGCCGGCCCGGCGCTGCTCGAATCGTCCCCGAGCCCCCACGCCGCGCTGGGGCGCTGGATCGACCTCTTCGTCGACTTCCTGGTCACCAAGCACGGGCTCGCGGCCGCGATGCGGTCCGACGAGTCCGGTTTCGAGGCGCTGCACGCCTACTTCATCGACCGCCTGCTGCCCGTGTGCGCCCGGCTGCTCGAGGCCGCCACCGAGGCGGGCGAGGTCCGCCCCGGCCTGGACGCCTACGCGCTCATGCGCGGCGTCGGGAACCTCTGCATCGGCGCGGAGAGCGATCCCCGCTACGACGCGCGCCGGCTGGTCGAGCTACTCGTCGCGGGCCTGCGCCGTCCGGCGTGA
- a CDS encoding aldehyde dehydrogenase family protein yields the protein MTQTMPARASARYEGFDTMPIGGVWRGGRSGRSRADTDPWSGDTLTEIPLADAGDLDEAFRAARDAQPDWAARTPGERAGVMRAAAGILEARRDEVVGWIVRESGGTVAKGELEWGLVRSVLYEAASMAPHVEGRIMPSDVPGKESRVYRRPVGVVAVISPWNFPLQLSARSVAPALAVGNAVVLKPASDTPVTGALLLAKILEEAGLPPGVLNVTIGAGGEIGDAIVEHPLARMVSFTGSTPVGEGIVRKAGVRKLALELGGNGPLVVLDDADLDRAVDAAVFGSFFHAGQICMIANRVIVDASVHDAFVERFVERVRALTVGDPSDEATQVGPVINRSQLDGIRDKIARARDQGAVQLVGGEPGGPSGLLLPPHVLLAGNDAATAREEVFGPVITVVRADGEDDALRLANDTEYGLSSAVFTRDIDRGVRFALRVDVGMTHVNDAPVNDDANTAFGGEKASGIGRFGGRWAIEEFTTDHWVSVQHERRPFPI from the coding sequence ATGACCCAGACCATGCCCGCGCGGGCGAGCGCGCGCTACGAGGGCTTCGACACGATGCCGATCGGCGGGGTGTGGCGCGGCGGGCGCAGCGGCCGTTCGCGCGCCGACACGGACCCGTGGAGCGGCGACACCCTCACGGAGATCCCGCTGGCCGATGCCGGCGACCTGGACGAGGCGTTCCGCGCGGCCCGCGACGCGCAGCCGGACTGGGCGGCGCGGACGCCCGGCGAGCGGGCCGGGGTGATGCGTGCGGCCGCCGGGATCCTCGAGGCGCGCAGGGACGAGGTCGTCGGCTGGATCGTGCGCGAGTCGGGCGGAACGGTCGCGAAGGGCGAACTCGAGTGGGGGCTGGTGCGGTCGGTCCTGTACGAGGCCGCGTCGATGGCGCCCCACGTCGAGGGCCGGATCATGCCGTCGGACGTCCCGGGCAAGGAGAGCCGCGTGTACCGGCGTCCGGTCGGGGTGGTGGCGGTCATCAGCCCGTGGAACTTCCCGCTGCAACTCTCGGCCCGCTCGGTGGCGCCGGCGCTGGCCGTCGGCAACGCCGTGGTGCTCAAACCGGCGAGCGACACGCCGGTGACGGGCGCGCTGCTGCTCGCGAAGATCCTCGAGGAGGCGGGGCTGCCGCCGGGCGTGCTGAACGTGACGATCGGGGCGGGCGGCGAGATCGGCGACGCGATCGTCGAGCATCCCCTCGCCCGGATGGTGTCGTTCACCGGTTCGACGCCGGTGGGTGAGGGCATCGTGCGGAAGGCGGGCGTGCGGAAGCTCGCGCTCGAGCTGGGCGGGAACGGACCGCTGGTGGTCCTGGACGACGCCGACCTGGACCGCGCGGTCGACGCCGCCGTCTTCGGCTCGTTCTTCCACGCGGGCCAGATCTGCATGATCGCCAACCGGGTGATCGTCGACGCGTCCGTGCACGACGCGTTCGTCGAACGCTTCGTCGAGCGGGTACGGGCCCTGACCGTGGGGGACCCCTCGGACGAGGCGACGCAGGTCGGGCCCGTCATCAACCGGAGCCAGCTGGACGGGATCCGCGACAAGATCGCTCGTGCCCGCGACCAGGGGGCCGTCCAGCTGGTCGGCGGCGAGCCGGGCGGACCGTCCGGGCTGCTGCTGCCGCCGCACGTCCTGCTCGCGGGCAACGACGCGGCCACGGCGCGCGAGGAGGTCTTCGGCCCCGTGATCACCGTCGTCCGGGCGGACGGCGAGGACGACGCGCTGCGCCTGGCCAACGACACCGAGTACGGCCTGTCGAGCGCGGTGTTCACGCGGGACATCGACCGTGGCGTCCGGTTCGCGCTGCGCGTCGACGTCGGCATGACGCACGTGAACGACGCGCCCGTGAACGACGACGCCAACACCGCCTTCGGGGGCGAGAAGGCGTCGGGCATCGGCCGGTTCGGCGGCCGGTGGGCGATCGAGGAGTTCACGACCGACCACTGGGTCAGCGTCCAGCACGAACGGCGCCCGTTCCCGATCTGA
- a CDS encoding sigma-70 family RNA polymerase sigma factor, with the protein MNDRDVLTDQFERHRSHLLSVAYRLLGSVSEAEDAVQEAWVRAHLAGTGGVVNQAGWLTTVVARVSLNLLRSRRTRREDPMDGAPERPDAEDAGADPEREAVLADSVGLAMTAVLDHLTPAERLAFVLHDMFAVPYGEIAVVLGRSPDAARQLASRGRRRVQGSAPDGGGARRHREIVDAFLAASRDGDFTALLALLDPAAVLTADGAAVLAGAPGRVDGAEAVAGTFCGRARAARPAFVDGSPGAVWAPGGRPAMAFAFTVRDGRIARIEMIAGTAGSRWSHRARRPREDVRRGVLVVSVGVHGGPPRHNSTLAVRTRYAYGHIVRGYRGFTSV; encoded by the coding sequence ATGAACGACCGCGACGTCCTGACCGACCAGTTCGAACGGCACAGGTCTCACCTGCTCTCCGTGGCCTACCGGCTGCTGGGGTCGGTCAGCGAGGCCGAGGACGCCGTGCAGGAGGCATGGGTGCGGGCGCACCTGGCCGGCACCGGCGGCGTGGTGAACCAGGCCGGCTGGCTGACGACGGTTGTGGCCCGGGTGTCGCTGAACCTGCTCCGCTCCCGCAGGACCCGGCGCGAGGACCCGATGGACGGCGCCCCGGAGCGGCCCGACGCCGAGGACGCCGGCGCGGACCCCGAGCGGGAGGCGGTGCTGGCCGACTCCGTGGGCCTGGCCATGACCGCCGTCCTCGATCACCTCACCCCGGCGGAGCGGCTGGCGTTCGTACTGCACGACATGTTCGCGGTGCCGTACGGCGAGATCGCCGTCGTGCTGGGCCGGTCCCCGGACGCGGCGCGCCAGCTCGCCAGCAGGGGACGGCGCCGGGTCCAGGGGAGCGCGCCGGACGGTGGCGGGGCACGGCGGCACCGGGAGATCGTCGATGCTTTCCTGGCCGCCTCCCGCGACGGGGACTTCACCGCCCTGCTGGCCCTGCTCGATCCCGCTGCCGTGCTGACCGCCGACGGCGCCGCCGTCCTCGCCGGAGCCCCCGGCCGGGTCGACGGCGCCGAGGCGGTGGCCGGGACGTTCTGCGGCCGGGCTCGCGCGGCCCGGCCCGCGTTCGTCGACGGTTCGCCGGGGGCCGTGTGGGCACCGGGCGGCCGTCCGGCGATGGCGTTCGCCTTCACCGTCCGCGACGGGCGGATCGCGCGGATCGAGATGATCGCCGGGACGGCGGGCTCGCGCTGGTCTCACCGCGCCCGTCGGCCGCGTGAGGACGTCCGGCGCGGCGTTCTCGTCGTGTCGGTCGGCGTCCATGGCGGCCCGCCCCGGCACAACAGCACTCTTGCTGTGCGTACACGATACGCATACGGGCATATAGTACGCGGGTACCGGGGGTTTACCTCGGTGTGA
- a CDS encoding aldo/keto reductase, whose protein sequence is MQYRTLGRTGVQVSALALGAMNFGAIGRTTQDEATAIVDAALEGGINLIDTADMYGQGESEEMVGKAIAGRRDDIVLATKAYMPMGDERNRRGTSRRWLVTALDESLRRLGVDHVDLYQMHRWDPATSDEETLSALTDLRRAGKIRYFGSSTFPAYRVVQAQWAAREHRLGRYVTEQPSYSILQRGIEADVLPVTAEYGLGVLAWSPLASGWLSGAVRRGREVGTHRSSVLPERFDLAVPANRARMDAVEALAKVADEAGLTMIQLALGFVTAHPAVTSALVGPRTLDHLHAQLAAADTVLPADVLDAIDAIVAPGVDLAAHEKFDTPPALLDPALRRR, encoded by the coding sequence ATGCAGTACCGCACTCTGGGCCGGACGGGCGTGCAGGTCAGCGCGCTCGCGCTGGGCGCGATGAACTTCGGCGCCATCGGCCGCACCACCCAGGACGAGGCGACCGCCATCGTCGACGCCGCCCTCGAAGGCGGGATCAACCTCATCGACACCGCCGACATGTACGGCCAGGGGGAGTCGGAGGAGATGGTCGGCAAGGCCATCGCCGGCCGCCGCGACGACATCGTGCTGGCCACGAAGGCGTACATGCCGATGGGGGACGAGCGCAACCGCCGCGGCACGTCGCGCCGCTGGCTGGTCACCGCGCTGGACGAGAGCCTGCGGCGGCTCGGCGTCGACCACGTCGACCTCTACCAGATGCACCGGTGGGACCCGGCCACGTCCGACGAGGAGACGCTGTCCGCGCTGACCGACCTGCGGCGCGCGGGCAAGATCCGGTACTTCGGCTCCTCGACGTTCCCCGCGTACCGCGTCGTGCAGGCCCAGTGGGCCGCCCGCGAGCATCGCCTCGGCCGGTACGTCACCGAGCAGCCCAGCTACTCGATCCTGCAGCGCGGCATCGAGGCCGACGTGCTGCCCGTGACCGCCGAGTACGGGCTCGGCGTGCTGGCGTGGAGCCCGCTGGCCTCGGGCTGGCTGTCGGGCGCGGTCCGGCGGGGGCGCGAGGTCGGCACGCACCGCTCGTCCGTCCTGCCGGAGCGCTTCGACCTCGCCGTGCCCGCCAACCGGGCCAGGATGGACGCCGTCGAGGCGCTGGCGAAGGTCGCCGACGAGGCGGGCCTCACGATGATCCAGCTCGCGCTCGGGTTCGTCACCGCGCATCCCGCCGTGACGAGCGCGCTCGTCGGCCCCCGCACCCTGGACCACCTGCACGCCCAGCTCGCCGCCGCGGACACGGTGCTGCCCGCCGACGTCCTGGACGCGATCGACGCGATCGTCGCCCCCGGCGTCGACCTCGCCGCGCACGAGAAGTTCGACACCCCGCCCGCGCTGCTCGACCCGGCGCTGCGGCGCCGCTGA
- a CDS encoding PH domain-containing protein: MTIRSTGGRVAAFAWLAFAALNIADLAFGVTGDPEYSLTTFTIAALLLLGSGIAYTIGLRPAIIGDDAAVTVRNPLRDTRAPWRAVRSIEGKDALVVRFAGPDGAELRTRAWVHQTSPRAQAKAEARARKQNAALGAQVKGRTPAGYAADQLNEMRDRLRPKTRSGAPDRAAEAREEAAGDARGTVTWSLPAVAALAVPALAVVACVILALVN, encoded by the coding sequence ATGACGATTCGTTCCACCGGCGGGCGCGTGGCCGCGTTCGCGTGGCTGGCGTTCGCCGCGCTGAACATCGCGGATCTCGCCTTCGGCGTCACCGGTGACCCCGAGTACTCGCTGACGACGTTCACGATCGCCGCCCTCCTGCTGCTCGGCTCCGGGATCGCCTACACGATCGGGCTCCGCCCGGCGATCATCGGCGACGACGCGGCGGTCACCGTCCGCAACCCGCTGCGGGACACGCGGGCGCCGTGGCGGGCCGTCCGGTCCATCGAGGGCAAGGACGCGCTGGTCGTCCGGTTCGCGGGACCGGACGGCGCCGAGCTGCGGACGCGCGCGTGGGTGCACCAGACGTCGCCGCGTGCGCAGGCCAAGGCGGAGGCGCGCGCGCGGAAGCAGAACGCGGCACTGGGCGCCCAGGTAAAGGGCCGGACGCCCGCCGGTTACGCGGCCGACCAGCTGAACGAGATGCGGGACCGGCTGCGCCCGAAGACCCGGTCGGGCGCGCCGGACCGGGCCGCCGAGGCGCGGGAGGAGGCCGCCGGGGACGCGCGGGGCACGGTGACGTGGTCGCTCCCGGCGGTCGCGGCGCTGGCGGTCCCGGCGCTCGCCGTCGTGGCGTGCGTGATCCTGGCGTTGGTCAACTGA
- a CDS encoding trans-aconitate 2-methyltransferase yields MDAGEAGFLEATRASYDALAVDYAAWIRDELAAKPLDRAMLDAFAERVRPGPVADIGCGPGRITAYLHARGVEAFGIDLSPRMIEVARETYPDLRFEAGSMLDPDVAGVPDGSLRGLVAWYSIIHVPEERLPEVLAGFRRVLAPGGHLLLGFQAGDEVSRRTSAGGHAVSLDFHHRRPDDVADLLVRTGLDVRARLVREPDEAGDFAETTPQAFLLARRPPTGPAST; encoded by the coding sequence GTGGATGCGGGCGAGGCGGGATTCCTGGAGGCGACGCGCGCGTCCTACGACGCCCTGGCCGTCGACTACGCCGCCTGGATCCGGGACGAGCTGGCGGCGAAACCGCTGGACCGGGCGATGCTCGACGCGTTCGCCGAACGGGTGCGCCCGGGGCCGGTCGCCGACATCGGGTGCGGACCCGGCCGCATCACCGCGTACCTGCACGCGCGTGGCGTCGAGGCGTTCGGGATCGACCTGTCGCCGCGGATGATCGAGGTGGCGCGGGAGACCTACCCGGACCTGCGGTTCGAGGCCGGCTCGATGCTCGACCCGGACGTCGCGGGCGTCCCGGACGGCTCGCTGCGCGGGCTCGTCGCCTGGTACTCGATCATCCACGTGCCGGAGGAACGGCTCCCGGAGGTCCTCGCCGGGTTCCGCCGCGTCCTCGCGCCGGGCGGCCACCTGCTGCTCGGCTTCCAGGCCGGGGACGAGGTGTCCCGCCGGACGAGCGCGGGCGGGCACGCGGTCTCGCTCGACTTCCACCACCGCCGCCCGGACGACGTCGCCGACCTGCTCGTCCGGACGGGCCTGGACGTGCGGGCCCGCCTCGTCCGCGAACCCGACGAGGCGGGCGACTTCGCCGAGACGACCCCCCAGGCCTTCCTCCTCGCCCGCAGACCGCCCACCGGACCCGCATCCACCTGA
- a CDS encoding DoxX family protein, with protein MAEVVRTPGRWRRRLAAALIAYLVVAFLVGMVTKFWPGPTFFGPAYSVKFTDWGWPSWMRFVAGAVEGICAVLLVVPRRRARFLGAAALVFLLAGAVTTHLLDAAPLYEEVSAPFHLLLTMGVALANWPPDWRLLLRPWEPDGPARDVAAAVPGEPRAPARPAV; from the coding sequence ATGGCCGAGGTTGTCCGGACGCCCGGGAGATGGAGGCGGCGCCTCGCCGCGGCGCTCATCGCCTACCTGGTCGTCGCGTTCCTGGTGGGGATGGTGACGAAGTTCTGGCCGGGTCCGACCTTCTTCGGCCCGGCGTACTCGGTGAAGTTCACCGACTGGGGATGGCCGTCCTGGATGCGGTTCGTGGCCGGTGCCGTGGAGGGGATCTGCGCGGTCCTGCTGGTCGTCCCGCGCCGCCGGGCGCGCTTCCTCGGGGCCGCCGCGCTGGTCTTCCTGCTGGCGGGGGCGGTCACGACGCACCTTCTCGACGCGGCCCCGCTCTACGAGGAGGTCTCGGCCCCGTTCCATCTGCTGCTCACGATGGGCGTGGCACTGGCGAACTGGCCGCCGGACTGGCGGCTGCTGCTGAGGCCCTGGGAGCCGGACGGCCCGGCGCGGGACGTCGCCGCGGCCGTCCCCGGCGAGCCGCGCGCCCCGGCGCGTCCCGCCGTGTGA
- a CDS encoding purine-nucleoside phosphorylase, with protein MSNDAFALARSAADELRARTSSDSFDVALVMGSGWVPAADALGEPVAELPVTDLPGFPPPAVEGHAGRIRVVDVAGRRALVFLGRTHLYEGRGVDPVVHGVRTALAAGAGTIVLTNAAGGLRPATQHVGQPVLISDHLNLTGANPLTGARFLDLTEAYSARLRTLAREVDPTLAEGVYAAFRGPTYETPAEIRMLRTMGADMIGMSTVLETIAAREGGADVLGISLVTNVAAGLSDEPLDHEEVLAAGRAAAGRMGSLLATVLSKL; from the coding sequence GTGAGCAACGACGCTTTTGCCTTGGCACGCTCCGCGGCCGACGAGCTGCGGGCCCGGACGTCCTCCGACTCGTTCGACGTGGCCCTGGTGATGGGCTCCGGCTGGGTGCCGGCCGCCGACGCGCTCGGCGAGCCGGTCGCCGAGCTGCCGGTCACGGACCTGCCGGGGTTCCCGCCGCCCGCCGTCGAGGGGCACGCGGGCCGGATCCGGGTGGTGGACGTCGCGGGGCGCCGCGCGCTGGTGTTCCTCGGCCGGACGCACCTGTACGAGGGGCGCGGCGTGGACCCGGTGGTGCACGGCGTCCGGACGGCCCTCGCGGCGGGCGCGGGCACGATCGTCCTGACGAACGCGGCGGGCGGGCTGCGGCCGGCGACCCAGCACGTCGGGCAGCCGGTGCTGATCTCCGACCACCTGAACCTGACCGGCGCGAACCCGCTGACGGGCGCGCGGTTCCTCGACCTGACCGAGGCGTACTCGGCGCGGCTGCGGACGCTCGCGCGGGAGGTCGATCCGACGCTCGCGGAGGGCGTCTACGCGGCGTTCCGCGGCCCGACCTACGAGACGCCCGCCGAGATCAGGATGCTGCGCACGATGGGCGCGGACATGATCGGCATGTCGACGGTGCTGGAGACGATCGCGGCGCGCGAGGGCGGCGCGGACGTCCTCGGGATCTCGCTGGTCACCAACGTCGCGGCGGGCCTGTCGGACGAGCCCCTCGACCATGAGGAGGTCCTGGCCGCCGGGCGCGCCGCCGCGGGCCGCATGGGCTCCCTGCTCGCGACCGTCCTGTCGAAGCTTTGA
- a CDS encoding phospho-sugar mutase codes for MSSDVRAAARAWLAQDPDPETRTELWELLDAGDAGALADRFGARLEFGTAGLRGELGAGPNRMNRVTVMRAAAGLAASLPPGSHVIVGFDARHKSERFAGDTAAVLTGAGHTVEVFAEPVPTPVLAHAVRTSRAAAGVMVTASHNPPRDNGYKVYWGDGAQIVPPLDAEISAAIDAVGRVDELPLGSHWEVRDDLTPYLNAVSGLRLGDERDISVVYTPLHGVGRDALHAAFTLAGFPAPVAVPEQADPDPDFPTVEFPNPEEPGALDLALALAAERNADLVIANDPDADRCAVAVPSPSGWRVLTGDEVGGLLAEHVLRHTSGDDRLVVTTIVSSSLLASIARAHGVRFAESLTGFKWIMKAGTGADRLVFGYEEALGYSVGDDRGVPVLDKDGIGAALAVAALAAGAARDGRTLLDLLDDQARRYGLHATAQVTARVEDVSEITPVMSRLRAGPPGRLGGRAVEAFDDLSRPADGLPPTDGVRFRLEGGARVVVRPSGTEPKLKCYLEVVVPVGGDGDVAGARRRAEAALEFLRGSVARELLS; via the coding sequence TTGAGCAGCGACGTCCGGGCGGCGGCCAGGGCGTGGCTGGCCCAGGACCCCGACCCCGAAACGCGCACCGAGCTGTGGGAACTGCTGGACGCCGGGGACGCGGGCGCGCTCGCCGACCGGTTCGGGGCGCGGCTGGAGTTCGGCACGGCCGGCCTGCGGGGCGAACTGGGCGCGGGGCCGAACCGCATGAACCGGGTGACGGTGATGCGCGCCGCCGCCGGGCTCGCCGCGTCGCTCCCCCCGGGCTCGCACGTGATCGTCGGGTTCGACGCCCGGCACAAGTCGGAACGGTTCGCGGGCGACACCGCGGCCGTCCTCACCGGCGCCGGCCACACCGTCGAGGTGTTCGCCGAACCGGTGCCGACACCCGTGCTCGCGCACGCCGTCCGGACGTCCCGCGCGGCGGCGGGCGTCATGGTGACGGCGAGCCACAACCCGCCCCGCGACAACGGCTACAAGGTGTACTGGGGGGACGGCGCGCAGATCGTGCCGCCGCTGGACGCCGAGATCTCCGCCGCGATCGACGCCGTCGGCCGCGTCGACGAGCTGCCGCTCGGCTCGCACTGGGAGGTCCGGGACGATCTCACCCCGTATCTGAACGCCGTGTCGGGCCTCCGCCTGGGGGACGAGCGCGACATCTCGGTCGTCTACACGCCGCTGCACGGCGTCGGCCGCGACGCGCTCCACGCGGCGTTCACGCTCGCGGGCTTCCCGGCGCCCGTCGCCGTCCCCGAACAGGCCGACCCGGATCCGGACTTCCCGACGGTCGAGTTCCCGAACCCGGAGGAACCGGGCGCTCTCGACCTCGCGCTCGCCCTCGCCGCCGAACGGAACGCGGACCTGGTGATCGCGAACGACCCGGACGCCGACCGGTGCGCGGTCGCGGTGCCGTCGCCGTCCGGGTGGCGGGTCCTGACGGGCGACGAGGTCGGCGGGCTCCTCGCCGAGCACGTCCTGCGGCACACCTCGGGCGACGACCGCCTGGTCGTCACGACGATCGTGTCGTCGTCCCTGCTGGCATCGATCGCCCGCGCGCACGGCGTGCGGTTCGCCGAGTCGCTCACCGGCTTCAAGTGGATCATGAAGGCCGGGACGGGCGCCGACCGGCTCGTCTTCGGCTACGAGGAGGCCCTCGGCTACAGCGTCGGGGACGACCGCGGCGTCCCGGTGCTCGACAAGGACGGCATCGGCGCGGCCCTCGCGGTCGCCGCGCTCGCCGCCGGGGCGGCCCGGGACGGCCGCACCCTGCTCGACCTGCTCGACGACCAGGCCCGCCGGTACGGGCTGCACGCCACCGCGCAGGTCACCGCCCGCGTCGAGGACGTGTCGGAGATCACGCCGGTCATGTCCCGGCTGCGCGCCGGGCCGCCCGGACGGCTGGGCGGGCGCGCCGTCGAGGCGTTCGACGACCTGTCCCGCCCGGCGGACGGGCTGCCGCCCACCGACGGCGTCCGGTTCCGCCTGGAGGGCGGCGCGCGCGTGGTGGTCCGGCCGTCCGGGACCGAGCCGAAGCTCAAGTGCTACCTGGAGGTGGTCGTCCCGGTGGGCGGCGACGGGGACGTCGCCGGGGCCCGCAGGCGCGCGGAGGCCGCGCTGGAGTTCCTGCGCGGGTCGGTGGCCCGCGAGTTGCTCAGTTGA